In the Mya arenaria isolate MELC-2E11 chromosome 11, ASM2691426v1 genome, one interval contains:
- the LOC128207519 gene encoding uncharacterized protein LOC128207519, with product MDYLICRLFEVMLLVLCVKCLKSLPSDTFESTSTSLQQTGNENSTNIYADQRQIHNVNLTVSNQPVIGFGQDLANETSLNLYQRKDSTENDADPPYIENTSSGDILQKYITSTYETVTDEEFESSKTSIAFTNESLKDESDVTKNTATNSPEFTSTQNVDRHVPYFVSNNEMKALVLTHDNGRQRMPFQHHLQLVPMEDEPFGTFIMKDNRLLVSVLIPIGVGTIGAAMIVVTVLSLRYIARRRAVGVMPINDDVIVNKHESSVASISGEQTDRVFLLIGEEDDI from the exons ATGGATTATTTAATTTGTAGATTGTTTGAAGTCATGTTGTTAGTActttgtgttaaatgtttgaaatcacTGCCATCAGATACCTTTGAATCGACATCAACATCACTGCAACAGACTGGTAACGAAAATAGTACGAACATTTATGCAGATCAAAGGCAAATTCATAATGTAAATTTAACTGTGTCAAACCAGCCCGTCATAGGTTTTGGGCAGGATCTAGCAAACGAAACTAGTTTAAATCTGTATCAAAGAAAGGACTCAACGGAAAATGATGCGGACCCACCGTACATTGAAAATACCTCATCAGGTGAcattcttcaaaaatatattacaagtaCATATGAAACTGTAACAGATGAAGAATTCGAGTCGAGTAAGACATCAATTGCATTTACAAATGAGTCACTAAAGGATGAAAGTGATGTAACAAAAAATACTGCGACCAATTCTCCAGAGTTTACATCTACACAGAACGTTGACCGCCATGTTCCCTATTTCGTGAGCAATAATGAAATGAAAGCATTAGTTTTGACACATGATAATGGCCGTCAAAGGATGCCTTTTCAGCACCACTTGCAGCTAG TACCAATGGAGGATGAACCGTTTGGAACATTCATTATGAAG GACAATCGGTTGTTGGTGAGTGTGCTAATTCCAATCGGTGTGGGGACAATCGGAGCGGCCATGATTGTTGTAACTGTGCTGTCACTTCGCTACATCGCACGACGCCGAGCGGTTGGGGTTATGCCTATCAACGATGACGTCATCGTGAACAAACACGAGTCAAGCGTTGCAAGT ATCAGTGGGGAGCAAACGGACAGAGTGTTCCTCCTTATTGGGGAGGAAGATGATATTTGA